The genomic segment CAGCTCTTTGCCAAACATGCCGCATGGCTTAAAATTCAGCACACACTTGTCCCCAGTGCTAAAATGAACAGAGAGGAGGTTTTCCAGTCAAGAAAAAGGCACCAACCACTGAGTGAACATTGATCCACAATGATACATGTGGATCAGTAGCCTATACgacaacattatttaaatgctGGAAAGTGGTATAGAGTGAAAATGCAGGCTGAATATTTAGTGTCAGAAAGGAAAGAGATGAAATACCTGTGGTTGACAATCTCCACTGTCCCATACTGCTCAATCCACAGTTTACCCAGAATAACATTATGCACACAGCACATAGGGTTTGTCCATGTGTAAGCTTCTCTgtgcctgagaaaaaaaaattattaacattagttaactaactAAGAgaaatatacagtgctcagcgtaaatgagtacaccccctttgaaaagtaacattttatacaatatctcaatgaacacaaaaacaatttccaaaatgttgacaagacatataacatctgtttaacttataacatgaaagtaaggttaataatataacttagattacacatttttcagttttactcaaattacgGTGATGCAAattgagtacaccccacaacaaaaactactacatctagtactttgtatggcctccatgatttttaatgtcttctaggcatggaatgaacaagttggcgacattttgcaacatctatctttttccattcttcaagaatgagcTCTTTTAGAGAcgggatgctggatggagagtgatgctcaacttgtctcttcagaattccccataggtgttcgattgggttcagatcaggagccactgaatcactttcaccctgttcttcttcataAATGGGTTTaagatcattgtcatgttggaaaagtgcacgacgaccaagggcacggagtgatggtagcatcttctctttcagtatagagcagtacatctgtaaattcatgatgccatcaatgaaatgcagctccccgacaccagcagcactcatgcagccccacataaggacactgccaccaccatgtgtCACTggaggcaccatgcatttttctttgtattcctcacctttgcgacgccatacagttttgaagccatcagttccaaaaacatttatcttggtctcatcgctccagagtatagagtcccagtagtcttcatctttgtcagcatgggccctggcaaactctagacgggcttttttgtgcctgtgctttaggagaggcttcttggGTGGACgccacccatgcatgccattcctctgcagtgtacgccgtattgtgtcacgggaaatagtcaccctagtttggctttctacttcttcagataactgcagtgaacttgcatgccgattttcttcaacccttctcatcagaagatgctcctgtcgaggtgttaacttctgtggacgacctggacgtctcgtctctgtgagatggttgcagttacagtattctgactgataagtaaagctttgctgatcttcttgtagccttcacctttctggtgtaaagaaattattttctgtctcaggtcttgtgacatttctcttccatgtggtgccattgctgacagcatgaaatgggaaggggttttaacacacttttatagtcaactgtctgctggatacctgtgtaatgaagaattagactcacctgtttttgaattcttgttaaattagacatttgtagtctaaaattcagctttgctacagagactttcagtggggtgtactcatttttgcatcaccctaatttgagtaaaactgaaaattttgttctctaagttatattattaaccttactttcatgttataagttaaacagatgtgatataaaacttagtcttgtcaacattttggaaattgtttttgtgttcattgagatattgtttaaaatgttactcatttatgctgagcactgtaGTTAATATCTGTTATCTGCTAGTtgttaaaaatacaattgttcagTGTTTGTTCATAATACTTCACAATGCATTATTATATACTAATGATAATAGATGTGACTTTTGgttgtaaaaatgtattagtaatgTAGACATTAACAAAtgatgtagaagtattgttcattgttggtGTTAAAAAAGTTAtgttataaatgttataaagaagggtaacactttacaataaggtctcattcgttaacattagttaatgtattaactaacatgaactaacaatgagcaatacatttgttacagtatttattcacctttgttaatattagtgaataaaaattaagtcattcattgtttgttcatgttagttaacagtgcattaactaatgttaacaacttttgattttaataatgtatgagtaaatgttgaaattaacattaactaatattaataaattctgtagaagtgtttaaaagtgtttaaaaaaaaagagctcaGCCATAACTCACACCCAAAATCTCACCCATACACATACAAAACATCCtgaataataaatgtacattccaGCATGTTACTTATCTAGCAAATAATGCtttccaaagcaacttacagtaCACTACGGGCAGGGAAAAGTTATGTGCTTTGCTCATGGGTCCGACTGTGCTTGAGGATCCCAATGACTCTCTAGCTCCAATAAAGAAAGTGATCATAGTGTACATAGTGATGCCACATGAATAAAACTCACTTGGACAGCTCAAGTGTCATGGTGCCTTTTGGCTCCGCTTCCACACTCTTCCCCCAGAACTTTAGTTTAGGGTAGATGGAGCCGTGAAACGAGAAGTCCTGATTGAGTGACTCTGCGTAGAAGGCGCTGATTGGTGGATGGTGGCTCACCTGTTCTGAGATCATACGGTAACCCTCATCCTCCCTGagcataaatatgcaaattattagtgcaagcttattttgtaGAAGGTATAGCATTTGTCTTCAAATGCTCTGTAGATTTACCTTGTAAGCTCAAAAGTCTCTCCTAATAAAGGGTTAAAAGGTTTTCCAGTTCTATCCCATTGTGATGCAACTGCAGAAACGGCGAACGCGGCGACAAGCTGACAAATGAGATGCAAAAGGATTTGTTTAAGTCTTCCATGCAAGCACACATGTGAAAGTAAATTATTAAGGAGCCGGAGGCACCAACCTGCATACGATCTATAGAGTCAGAAAGTGTACAAGCTTTATGGATGAGGTATGTATGTTCCATGTACTCTGTAATCCTCTGCAAGAAGCTCAGCGGTTCGTTGAAAACAATAGGCATTGTTATCTTGGACAGCTCCTGCAAAGATAAAGTATTCCCAGATAGAAATGGCATGGCATGTGGACAACTACACCACAATCTAAATAATATGTCTCTTTTAcaagttcatatttcatgcttTGTTTGAACGGAGCACTTTTGACAAAGCTGTTGTTTGGCCAAAGTAGCTTGCGCTCACCATTCCAATGCATTTCTTCAGGAAGCCCCATACACTGAAGTCATTTCTGGAGAACATGGGCGCTGGAAGTGTAGTTCTAAGCACAAGGACACACACATTAATACGTAACACAGTCCAACAGATAAAGATCTTCACATTCTGTTTTTGGAAGCTGGATATTATTTCACATCATTCTTACCGCCTCTCCCACACTCCATTCTCAGACGGCACTTTGCCATTCACCGTCTGCTTGCTCGCATAGACGCAGGCATCTTTAAAACTGACTTCACACGAGTCGTCTGATTCCAAACCTGAGATGGAAGGAGAGATTTAGCCATAGGTGATAAGGGAAAATGTGATGTACCGTACTAAACTTACGTACTAACATACTTACGTACTAAACTAACATTACGTACCTGTCTCAGCATCATAGAACTCTTCCTCGCTGTTCATGATGGACAGTTGTTGCTGTTGATGTCAATCAGAAGGCATTGTTTCACAGCTTGAATGTGTTCTGTAGATCAAACCAGAGCACAGTTGGTTTGAAAATTAAATGGATATAGAGAACTGTAGCTGGACATCATCAGTccaactaataaaaatgaatcattaatgTACTTTAGGCTACTATGCCGTGAACCTGGAACATACTGGATATTCATGCTGGCCCAATCTCTATCTATTCCCTTATTGAACACAGAACAAATCCAGTCACCTCACTGCAGTCTTTAAACAGCTGTGCTTGGCAAAACCACCTAATGAGAGTGTCCGCaagctaatcctttaatggcCAATGGCAGCTCatagcagagagagagagtcagcaTCCGATCGTCATTATTGCAACTGACTTTACCTCTTCACAGTGTGGGCttaattaaatatgcatgaactgagaaatcaaattctccttgatcttttgacatataagaggttaTTGTACtgtatcctgtaagtttcaaaactcaaaacttcctcattagtccaaaaacagcttttattgaaaccaagctgCCAAAACGACTTGTTTCAGATTTTGTCTCAGTATGATGTCATagttttttgatgtaaaaatcttgccaacattataagtggacctcagagaacattataaaataaataaaatgcagttcatgaccactttaatgtaaaaatcccattcattaaTTATGCGCAAACGTCCTGGTAGCACATATAATAGTGACGAAGAGTGttcattataaagaaaataagaaatctaatttaaaacacatattcatgttggtttcatatggttttgGTAAATTTTTATGCCATTTTCAATAAAAGTACATAATGAAGGAAAAATATTGAGATTAGTAAGAAGTCTCCAAAGCTGCATTTGTTTGCTAAAAGTACATTAAAACggtaattgtgaaatattattatatataatttagctaaaagagtttttattttaatatattttaaaatgtaatttattcctatgatggtaaagctgaatttgtgtcacatgatccttcagaaatcatatttggtgctcaagaaacatttcttcttattattttgtaaaacagttaattttttgtggaaagcatgatacttttttttagtattcttctatgaatagaaagttcaaatgagcattaatctgaaatatatattttttacaacaaTGTAAAACGAGACAAAATATTTCCTATTTTGtgtgggggttttttttggcATGTTGGTTTCACCACATGATGTTTGCACCATATGACTTTGACTTTGCaagaaaaaattaattatgCTG from the Ctenopharyngodon idella isolate HZGC_01 chromosome 22, HZGC01, whole genome shotgun sequence genome contains:
- the osbpl2a gene encoding oxysterol-binding protein-related protein 2, whose protein sequence is MNSEEEFYDAETGLESDDSCEVSFKDACVYASKQTVNGKVPSENGVWERRTTLPAPMFSRNDFSVWGFLKKCIGMELSKITMPIVFNEPLSFLQRITEYMEHTYLIHKACTLSDSIDRMQLVAAFAVSAVASQWDRTGKPFNPLLGETFELTREDEGYRMISEQVSHHPPISAFYAESLNQDFSFHGSIYPKLKFWGKSVEAEPKGTMTLELSKHREAYTWTNPMCCVHNVILGKLWIEQYGTVEIVNHSTGDKCVLNFKPCGMFGKELHRVEGHIQDKSKKKHHVIYGKWTECVYSIEPKVYEANKKAEKKSGGDSKKHKQEQGTGGDDSDEMPDVQETVAMIPGSTLLWRVAPRPPHSTQMYNFTNFAMTLNELEPGMIGVVAPTDCRLRPDIRAMENGDIDTASREKERLEEKQRAARRERAKDEEEWSTRWFQQGNNPYTGAADWIFKGGYFDRKYSDLPDIY